A region of the Oncorhynchus clarkii lewisi isolate Uvic-CL-2024 chromosome 4, UVic_Ocla_1.0, whole genome shotgun sequence genome:
GGAgaaaaggaaggaggaggaaaagacgaagaaagaggagaaggagaagagaaaggcagagaaagacaagaagaaggaggagaggctgaaacaggaggaagagaagaaaaaTAGCCATCAAGAGACCATTGAGGAAGAGCCTGAAGATAAAGAAACCAGCTCATTGCCGAAAGAGTCCCACACTGCTAGTCAGAACAAAGAGGGCCAGAAAGAGGACAAATCCAATGGGGTCCACCAGAGTGACGACCATAGTGATCCACCACAATCTCTTTGCCCTGAGGAAGAGTCGAGAGCATCCCAAAAGAAAAACAAAGGGAaagctgaagaggaggaagggaatgaGATGAGTcccgagggagatggagagactgaACCTGCTATGTCTCCCGCTTCtgagaaaaataagaaaaagagtgacaagaagaaagagaaagtgaaagggaagaaagagagcaAGAAGACGAATAAAGAGGATAAAGGTGAGAGGGTGTGCTGCTTCCTACCTGCTCTCTTCTACCACATTCCCCCTCTTCTTCACCTCTACTCTTCATGGCTGTGGCCTGTGACCTGTGACCTAACTGTTACTCAGTGTTTAGGGTTCTAAACAAATTAAGTTTTTAACAGTCATGGGATGGATCAAAATACATCTGTCTGTGGCTGTCATGTTCACGTGTTTTAGTTCTCACGGTTTTACCTATTTCTCTCAATGATTGTTGTAGATGTGGCATCATGGATACAGGGAGAGAGTTTACCAGTTAGAAATATGATCATTCTCTTCTATGATGTTCGGCTAAGATCAACTGTAGTGTACGATTTTATCAGTTTTATATCTAATACGTCCTCTATCTGGAGACCATTAAATAGATAGAACAGGGAGATGGAATAGGGGCTTGAAAAGTTAAAAACACATCCTCTATGATCAGGGCCAATATCCACATAGCATCTCAGAATAGCAGTTCTGGTCTATGATCCACACCTTGTCCAtataatctgattcattatgaaatcaaaggccaaactgatcctagatcagcactcctgctctTGTGAATACTGGCTCTGAGAGTGGAGTTGTGTCTTATGCTGGGCTGATTGTGATGAAGTACTAcgatcttgtgtgtgtgtgtgtgtgtgtatcggttTGCACCTATCCAGAGCAGAGCTGCCCAGAGCGTGGCTCTGAGGAGGACAGTGAAGAGGACAGACCAGGGGGACACTCTGAACCCTCAGCCCAGCACAGAGCCTCAGTCTGGGACAACCGACACAAACACACCAGCGACCACAGCAGTGAGGCCTCCGCCGGACAAGGTGAGAAACTCACAGAAGTGACAACTTAcatagaaagacacacacacacagtcacacgcaTGCTATGTCTGATTGGCAGAACACACATACATCTTTGAAACATTTCCCAAGAGACCTATCAAACATATCCATAACTGTCTTACACAGCCAACAGCATCCAGCGGATGAGACGAGGCTCTCCCCTCAACGAGCTCCAGCCACCCCCGTATCAGGACGAGAATAGTCCGGTCCGGGTGTCTCGCTCGCGTTCTGGGGCGGGGGGTCTGGGGGAGTCGTCCCCAGACGTTAATGGTACACAGCGCTCCAGTGAGGCCAGCGTTGACCCGGACACTGAGAGTTACCTCAACAAGGGCTATGATGAGGATGTACCTAGTGACAGCACTGCCGTCCTGGGACCAGAGGTGAGCTAGGACATAGATGCTCGTATGCCAGATGGGGAACTGTTAGCATGTCCCATAGGGAAATGTGTCACGCTAGCCGGACACGCTCAGTTGCATACCGGATATCTAGCAAATGCAACCAACATAAGACTATTGGCTAGTACTAGTACTCATCAGTCTCTTACCCCTCACTCACCCAGTGTCATGTCCTGcttcatgacccccccccccctcactgtgTGATGTCACAGATGAAGACTGACTGACAGATTCATTCAAATCCATCTTAccatcctttctttctttctctctctctctctgtctctctctctatctctctctctctctctctctgtctctctctctgtctctctctgtctctgtctcttttacCCCCTCTCCCCCACAGGATGGTTCACCCTCCCGTCTCCCCTTCACCCAGTGTTGTGTCCTGCTCTAAGGGCCTATATCTAACCTcactctgtgatgtcacagatgAGGACTGAATCCAACAGATTCATGAATTTCAATGCATCTTTTCCTCCCCTCTAtcgtcttcctctctttctctttatttcaCCCCCCCAAGGATGGTTCAACCTCCCATCTTCACGTAGGCTATGAGCCCGAGCCGCTGGCCAAGTATGGCACGCTGGACGTGGCCTTCGAGTATGACTCGGGTGAGCAACGCCTTGCCGTCACTGTCACCGCAGCAACCGACATCCCCGCACTCAAACAGACAGGGAACATTGCGTGGCAGGTGGGGGATAAACAAACTAACACTTTACCGTTGTACTTGTCTGTCTTGCACTCACCCTTAAATGTATTTCCTTACTAGCACTGAATTTGTGCAGATAGTGGTTATTTTGAAGAACGGTTTGACTTGCAGTGATTATTTCATGTGGTAGTACCTACCTTAGTACCTACCTTGTTGTACTGAGTCACCCTGGATAAGAGCTTCAGCTTCAGTTAAAATGATTTTGAAATTATACAAAAAAGAGGCATAATATATTATAACCCTTATTATAATACATTATGAAGGCTCATTCATGCATATAGCAAGTTCGAAAGCATTATAACTATAATAAAAAATActacatgccatttagcagacactcttatccataTCGACTTAAACTCATGCGTGCATTTcatatgggtggccccagcgggaatcaaaccAACGATGCTGAAGTTGCCAGTGCTATGATCTACCGACTGAGCCACAGGATCGCAAAAGTacaggaactttcaataaattccctggtttctCGAAATCCCAGTTGGAGGATTCCTGGAATCAGCAGGAAATCAGCAGGGAATCAGCAGAGAATCAGCAGGGAATCAGCAGGAAATCAGCAGAGAATCAACAGGGAATCTGCAGGGAATAAGCAGGGAATCTGCAGGGAATCTGCAGGGATTAAGCAGTGAATCCGGAATCCTCCAACCAAgattctggaaaaccagggaatttattgaacgttcctggaattttgcaaccccacacaggatacatgtatgttttaagTAAAATGTTATCTGCAAATATAAATGTAGGTGCACCTGGTGCTGCTGCCCACTAAGAAGCAACGGGCCAAGACGGGGGTGCAGAGGGGGCCGTGTCCCATGTTCACAGAGACCTTCCGCTTCACCCGGGTGGAGCAGGGGGCGCTGGCGGACCACGCCGTCAGGTTCCGTCTCTACAGCGTTAGGAGGATGAAGAAGGAGAAGGTGCTGGGAGAGAAGGTGTTCTACTTGACCAAACTCAACCTGCAGGGCAAGATGGCGCTGCCCGTTACACTGGAGCCTGGCACAGCACTAACGGTGAGCGGCTGGGGAGATAGGGCTGGGGGTTGGAgaggggcgtgtgtgtgtgtgggaggagtcTGTTTGTGCAATTTCTCGCCATAGAAGTCTGATTTGTATGATATGAACGAAGATAAATGACCAGTGGAAGCTATCGTTTAAAATGCATGCACTATAATGGTACAGTATCTCGTAGACTGACCCTTAGGCAAAGCATAGTCTCAAACAATCCAAGCCATCCAGTTGCATTGTACTGATTCCCACCAAGGCCACTCTCATACCAAGGCCTCTATGTAGCTCTGTATGTGGTGTTagctgtcctctcctgtctccctatACAGGGCTGTGGATCGTTGGTGAGTGTGTCTCGCAGCGTGGCAGCTTTGTCCTACCGCTCTACATGGGACTCCACACCAGAGATCCTGCTGGGCCTCATCTATAACTCCACCACTGGCAGGCTCTCTGCAGAGGTCATCCAGGGCAGACAGTTCAACAACACAGCCTCAGACAAACCTCCCAGTGAGTGGACATCACATATGGATGACATCACATATGGATGACATCACATATGGATGACATCACATATGGATGGGCTCTCTTCTGTTGTATCTTTAATAATGGTATGTAGAAGTActagggtagctatagtagtagggtagctatagtatcagggtagctacagtagtagggtagctatagtatcagggtagctatagtagtagggtagctatagtatcagggtagctatagtagtaaggtagctatagtagtagggtagctatagtatcagggtagctatagtagtagggtagctatagtagtagggtagctacagtagtagagtagctatagtatcagggtagctatagtagtagggtagctatagtactatagtatcagggtagctatagtagtagggtagctatagtatcagggtagctatagtagtagggtagctatagtagtagggtaGGTACAGTAATAGGGTAGCTATACtagtagggtagctatagtactAGGGTAGCTATACtagtagggtagctatagtagtagggtaGGTACAGTAATAGGGTAGCTATACTAGTAGGATATCTATAGTAGTAGGGTGGCTATACTAGTAGGGTAGCTACAGTGCTAGGGTAGCTATACTAGTAGGGTAGCTGTAGTATCAGGGCAGATATAGTAGTAGGATAACAATAGTAGCAGGGTAGCTATAGCAGCAGGGTAGCTATAATACCAGGTTAGCTATACtagtagggtagctatagtacCAGGTTAGCTATACTAGTAGGGTGGCTACAGTActagggtagctatagtagtagggtagctatagtagtagggtagctatagtacCAGGTTAGCTATACtagtagggtagctatagtaaTAGGGTAGCTATACTAGTAGGATATCTATAGTAGTAGGGTGGCTATACTAGTATGGTAGCCATAGcagcagggtagctatagtatcagggtagctatagtagtagggtagctatagcagcagggtagctatagtatcagggtagctatagtagtagggtagctatagtatcagggtagctatagtagtagggtagctatagtatcagggtagctatagtagtagggtagctacagtagtagggtagctatagtatcagggtagctatagtagtagggtagctatagtatcaGGGTAGCTATAGATGCAGGGTAGCTATAGGATCAGGGTAGCTATAGTAATAGGGTAGCTATAGTagcagggtagctatagtatcAGGGTAGCTATAGTAATAGGGTAGCTATAGTAGCAGGGTAGCTATAGTGGCAGGGTAGCTATAGTAATAGGGTAGCTATAGTAGCAGGGTAGCTGTAGTATCAGGGCAGATATAGTAGTAGGATAACAATAGTAGCAGGGTAGCTATAGCAGCAGGGTAAATATAGTACCAGGTTAGCTATACTAGTAGGGTAGCTACAGTGCTAGGGTAGCTATACTAGTAGGGTAGCTGTAGTATCAGGGCAGATATAGTAGTAGGATAACAATATTAGCAGGGTAGCTATAGCAGCAGGGTAAATATAGTACCAGGTTAGCTATACtagtagggtagctatagtagtagagtagctacagtactagggtaGCTATAGTACCAGGTTAGCTATACtagtagggtagctatagtagtagagtagctacagtactagggtaGCTATACTAGTAGGGTACCTATAGTAGTAGAGTAGCTATAGTACCAGGGTAGCTATACtagtagggtagctatagtagtagagtagctacagtactagagtagctacagtactagggtaGCTATACTAGTAGGGTGGCTACAGTACTAGGGTAGCTACAGTAGTAGGGTAGCTATACTAGTAgggtagctacagtactagggtaGCTATAGTACTAGGGTAGCTACagtagtagggtagctatagtactAGGGTAGCTACAGTAGTaagggtagctatagtagtagggtagctatagtGCTAGGATAGCTATAAtagtagggtagctatagtactAGGGTAGCTATACtagtagggtagctatagtagtagggtaGGTACAGTAATAGGGTAGCTATACtagtagggtagctatagtactAGGGTAGCTATACTAGTAGGGTAGCTATACTAGTAGGATATATATAGTAGTAGGGTAACTACagtagtagggtagctatagtagtatGTTAGCTACAGTAGTAGGGTAGGTATACTAGTAGGCTAGCTATACTAGTAGGGTAGGTATACTAGTAGGCTAGCTATACtagtagggtagctatagtagtagggtagctacagtagtagggtagctatactagtagggtagctatagtacCAGGGTAGCTACAGTAGTAGGGTAGCTACACTAGTAgggtagctacagtactagggtaGCTATAGTACTAGGGTAGCTACagtagtagggtagctatagtactAGGGTAGCTACAGTAGTaagggtagctatagtagtagggtagctatagtGCTAGGATAGCTATAAtagtagggtagctatagtactAGGGTAGCTATACtagtagggtagctatagtagtagggtaGGTACAGTAATAGGGTAGCTATACtagtagggtagctatagtactAGGGTAGCTATACtagtagggtagctatagtagtagggtaGGTACAGTAATAGGGTAGCTATACTAGTAGGATATCTATAGTAGTAGGGTGGCTATACTAGTAGGGTAGCTACAGTGCTAGGGTAGCTATACTAGTAGGGTAGCTGTAGTATCAGGGCAGATATAGTAGTAGGATAACAATAGTAGCAGGGTAGCTATAGCAGCAGGGTAGCTATAATACCAGGTTAGCTATACtagtagggtagctatagtacCAGGTTAGCTATACTAGTAGGGTGGCTACAGTActagggtagctatagtagtagggtagctatagtagtagggtagctatagtacCAGGTTAGCTATACtagtagggtagctatagtaaTAGGGTAGCTATACTAGTAGGATATCTATAGTAGTAGGGTGGCTATACTAGTATGGTAGCCATAGcagcagggtagctatagtatcagggtagctatagtagtagggtagctatagcagcagggtagctatagtatcagggtagccatagcagcagggtagctatagtatcagggtagccatagcagcagggtagctatagtatcAGGGTATCTATAGcagcagggtagctatagtatcagggtagccatagcagcagggtagctatagtatcagggtagctatagtatcAGGGTAGCTATAGGGTAGCTATAGcagcagggtagctatagtatcagggtagctatagtagtagggtagctatagtagtggggtagctatagtagtagggtagctatagtagtagggtagctatagtatcagagtagctatagcagcagggtagctatagcagcagggtagctatagtagtagggtagctatagCATCAGGGTAGCTATAGCatcagggtagctatagtagcAGGGTAGCTTTAGTAGTAGGGTAGCCATAGcagcagggtagctatagtatcagggtagctatagtatcAGGGTAGCTATAGGGTAGCTATAGcagcagggtagctatagtatcagggtagctatagtagtagggtagctatagtagtagggtagctatagtagtagggtagctatagtagtagggtagctatagcatcagggtagctatagtatcagggtagctatagtagcAGGGTATCTATAGTAATAGGGAAGCtatagtagtagggtagctatagtagtagggtaGCCATAGCAGCAGGGTAGCCATAGCAGCAGGGTAGATATAGCAGCAGGGTAGCTATAGCAGCAGGGTAGCTATAGcagcagggtagctatagtatcAGGGTAGCTATAGTGTCAGGATAGCCATAGcagcagggtagctatagtatcAGGGTAGATATAGGGTAGCTATAGcagcagggtagctatagtatcagggtagctatagtagtagggtagctatagtatcaGGGTAGCTATAGATGCAGGGTAGCTATAGGATCAGGGTAGCTATAGTAATAGGGTAGCTATAGTagcagggtagctatagtatcagggtagctatagtaatagggtagctatagtagcagggtagctatagtagcAGGGTAGCTATAGTAATAGGGTAGCTATAGTAGCAGGGTAGCTGTAGTATCAGGGCAGATATAGTAGTAGGATAACAATAGTAGCAGGGTAGCTATAGCAGCAGGGTAAATATAGTACCAGGTTAGCTATACTAGTAGGGCAGCTACAGTGCTAGGGTAGCTATACTAGTAGGGTAGCTGTAGTATCAGGGCAGATATAGTAGTAGGATAACAATAGTAGCAGGGTAGCTATAGCAGCAGGGTAAATATAGTACCAGGTTAGCTATACtagtagggtagctatagtagtagagtagctacagtactagggtaGCTATAGTACCAGGTTAGCTATACtagtagggtagctatagtagtagagtagctacagtactagggtaGCTATACTAGTAGGGTACCTATAGTAGTAGAGTAGCTATAGTACCAGGGTAGCTATACTAGTAGGTTAGCTATAGTAGTAgagtagctacagtactagggtaGCTATACTAGTAGGGTGGCTACAGTACTAGGGTAGCTACAGTAGTAGGGTAGCTATACTAGTAgggtagctacagtactagggtaGCTATAGTACTAGGGTAGCTACagtagtagggtagctatagtactAGGGTAGCTACAGTAGTaagggtagctatagtagtagggtagctatagtGCTAGGATAGCTATAAtagtagggtagctatagtactAGGGTAGCTATACtagtagggtagctatagtagtagggtaGGTACAGTAATAGGGTAGCTATACtagtagggtagctatagtactAGGGTAGCTATACTAGTAGGGTAGCTATACTAGTAGGATATATATAGTAGTAGGGTGGCTATACTAGTAGGGTAACTACagtagtagggtagctatagtagtatGTTAGCTACAGTAGTAGGGTAGGTATACTAGTAGGCTAGCTATACTAGTAGGGTAGGTATACTAGTAGGCTAGCTATACtagtagggtagctatagtagtagggtagctacagtagtagggtagctatactagtagggtagctatagtacCAGGGTAGCTACagtagtagggtagctatagtactAGGGTAGCTACAGTAGTAGGGTAGCTACACTAGTAgggtagctacagtactagggtaGCTATAGTACTAGGGTAGCTACagtagtagggtagctatagtactagggtaactacagtagtaagggtagctatagtagtagggtagctatagtGCTAGGATAGCTATAAtagtagggtagctatagtactAGGGTAGCTATACtagtagggtagctatagtagtagggtaGGTACAGTAATAGGGTAGCTATACtagtagggtagctatagtactAGGGTAGCTATACtagtagggtagctatagtagtagggtaGGTACAGTAATAGGGTAGCTATACTAGTAGGATATCTATAGTAGTAGGGTGGCTATACTAGTAGGGTAGCTACAGTGCTAGTACTGTAGTATCAGGGCAGATATAGTAGTAGGATAACAATAGTAGCAGGGTAGCTATAGCAGCAGGGTAGCTATAATACCAGGTTAGCTATACtagtagggtagctatagtacCAGGTTAGCTATACTAGTAGGGTGGCTACAGTActagggtagctatagtagtagggtagctatagtagtagggtagctatagtacCAGGTTAGCTATACtagtagggtagctatagtaaTAGGGTAGCTATACTAGTAGGATATCTATAGTAGTAGGGTGGCTATACTAGTATGGTAGCTATAGTACTAGGGTAGCTATACTAGTAGGTTAGCTATACcagtagggtagctatagtactAGGGTAGCTACAGTAGTAgggtagctacagtactagggtaGCTATACcagtagggtagctatagtagtagggtaGGTACAGTAATAGGGTAGCTATACTAGTAGGATATCTATAGTAGTAGGGTGGCTATACTAGTAtggtagctacagtactagggtaGCTATACTAGCAgggtagctgtagtagtagtgtagccatagcagcagggtagctatagtatcagggtagctatagtagtagggtagctatagtactagggtagctatagtactagggtagctatagtactagggtagctacagtactagggtaGCTATACcagtagggtagctatagtagtagggtaGGTACAGTAATAGGGTAGCTATACTAGTAGGATATCTATAGTAGTAGGGTGGCTATACTAGTAtggtagctacagtactagggtaGCTATACTAGCAgggtagctgtagtagtagtgtagccatagcagcagggtagctatagtatcagggtagctatagtagtagggtagctatagCAGCAGGGTAGCTGTAGTATCAGGGTAGCCATAGCAGCAGGGTAGCTATAATATCACGGTATCTATAGCAGCAGGGTAAATATAGTACCAGGTTAGCTATACtagtagggtagctatagtagtagagtagctacagtactagggtaGCTATAGTACCAGGTTAGCTATACtagtagggtagctatagtagtagagtagctacagtactagggtaGCTATACTAGTAGGGTACCTATAGTAGTAGAGTAGCTATAGTACCAGGGTAGCTATAGGGTAGCTATAGcagcagggtagctatagtagtagggtagctatagtatcagggtagctatagtagtagggtagctatagtatcagggtagctatagtagtagggtagctacagtagtagggtagctatagtagtagggtagctatagtagtagggtagctatagtatcagggtagctatagtagtagggtagctatagtagcagggtagctatagtagtagggtagctacagtagtagggtagctatagtatcagggtagctatagtagtagggtagctatagtatcagggtagctatagtatcagggtagccatagcagcagggtagctatagtatcagggtagctatagtatcAGGGTAGCTATAGGGTAGCTATAGcagcagggtagctatagtatcagggtagctatagtagtagggtagctatagtagtagggtagctatagtagtagggtagctatagtatcagagtagctatagcagcagggtagctatagcagcagggtagctatagtagtagggtagctatagcatcagggtagctatagtatcagggtagctatagtagcagggtagctatagtagtagggtagccatagcagcagggtagctatagtatcagggtagctatagcagcagggtagctatagtatcagggtagctatagtagtagggtagctatagtagtagggtagctatagtagtagggtagctatagtagtagggtagctatagtagtagggtagctatagtatcagagtagctatagcagcagggtagctatagcagcagggtagctatagtagtagggtagctatagcatcagggtagctatagtatcagggtagctatagtagcagggtagctatagtagtagggaagctatagtagtagggtagctatagtagtagggtaGCCATAGCAGCAGGGTAGCCATAGCAGCAGGGTAGATATAGCAGCAGGGTAGCTATAGCAGCAGGGTAGCTATAGcagcagggtagctatagtatcagggtagctatagtatcAGGGTAGCCATAGTAGTAGGGTAGCTGTAGTatcagggtagctatagtatcagggtagccatagcagcagggtagctatagtatcagggtagctatagtatcAGGGTAGCTATAGGGTAGCTATAGcagcagggtagctatagtatcagggtagctatagtagtagggtagctatagtagtagggtagctatagtagtagggtagctatagtagtagggtagctatagtatcagagtagctatagcagcagggtagctatagtagcagggtagctatagtagtagggtagccatagcagcagggtagctatagcagcagggtagctatagtagtagggtagctatagcatcagggtagctatagtatcagggtagctatagtagcagggtagctatagtagtagggaagctatagtagtagggtagctatagtagtagggtaGCCATAGCAGCAGGGTAGCCATAGCAGCAGGGTAGATATAGCAGCAGGGTAGCTATAGCAGCAGGGTAGCTATAGCAGCAGGGTAGCTATAGcagcagggtagctatagtatcagggtagctatagtagtagggtagctatagtatcagggtagctatagtatcagggtagccatagcagcagggtagctatagtatcAGGGTAGATATAGTATCAGGGTAGCTATAGGGTAGCTATAGcagcagggtagctatagtatcagggtagctatagtagtagggtagctatagtagtagggtagctatagtagtagggtagctatagtagtagggtagctatagtatcagagtagctatagcagcagggtagctatagtagcagggtagctatagtagtagggtagccatagcagcagggtagctatagtatcagggtagctatagtatcAGGGTAGCTATAGGGTAGCTATAGcagcagggtagctatagtatcagggtagctatagtagtagggtagctatagtagtagggtagctatagtagtagggtagctatagtagtagggtagctatagtatcagagtagctatagcagcagggtagctatagcagcagggtagctatagtagtagggtagctatagcatcagggtagctatagtagcagggtagctatagtagtagggaagctatagtagtagggtagctatagtagtagggtaGCCATAGCAGCAGGGTAGCCATAGCAGCAGGGTAGATATAGCAGCAGGGTAGCTATAGCAGCAGGGTAGCTATAGCAGCAGGGTAGCTATCGTatcagggtagctatagtatcagggtagccatagcagcagggtagctatagtatcAGGGTAGCTATAGGGTAGCTATAGcagcagggtagctatagtatcagggtagctatagtagtagggtagctatagttgtagggtagctatagtagtagggtagctatagtatcagagtagctatagcagcagggtagctatagcagcagggtagctatagcagcagggtagctatagtagtagggtagctatagcagcagggtagctatagtagtagggtagctatagcagcagggtagctatagtagtagggaagctatagtagtagggtagctatagtagtagggtaGCCATAGCAGCAGGGTAGCCATAGCAGCAGGGTAGATATAACAGCAGGGTAGCTATAGCAGCAGGGTAGCTATAGcagcagggtagctatagtatcAGGGTAGCTATAGCATCCCTGGGTTGAAGTAGTACTgcattggttccattgtgccaggcaagctcaatcaagcgcaGCTTAAGTATTCGATAGAAACAAATGCTATTTGATCCCAGGTCTGTACATGAGACAGGAATGGAAGGCATTGCTCTTTTCTGCTATAAGACATAGTTGATCATGTTATTGAGTAGGGTAGCTATTGCATTAAAATCCATAGATTTGAATAACATGTTTTATTCATGATGGTGGAATAACCTCTATATTCTTGCCTCTTATTTACTTACTTTCAC
Encoded here:
- the LOC139407365 gene encoding synaptotagmin-14-like yields the protein MAVDGGGGRSCGVHELICARRVSPELLGVLSSIAAFVAVMALFFLYVSNKLSVESASELPCLDDYRPNQQEQSCPERGSEEDSEEDRPGGHSEPSAQHRASVWDNRHKHTSDHSSEASAGQANSIQRMRRGSPLNELQPPPYQDENSPVRVSRSRSGAGGLGESSPDVNGTQRSSEASVDPDTESYLNKGYDEDVPSDSTAVLGPEDGSTSHLHVGYEPEPLAKYGTLDVAFEYDSGEQRLAVTVTAATDIPALKQTGNIAWQVHLVLLPTKKQRAKTGVQRGPCPMFTETFRFTRVEQGALADHAVRFRLYSVRRMKKEKVLGEKVFYLTKLNLQGKMALPVTLEPGTALTGCGSLVSVSRSVAALSYRSTWDSTPEILLGLIYNSTTGRLSAEVIQGRQFNNTASDKPPNGLFCCIKQLIGGQLYIMRDTYVKLIMLDSKGKEMSKCKTSVCRGQPNPTYKETFVFQVALFQLSEVSLVVSVYSRRSSMKAREKVGCLSLGLNSTGEEQQSHWSQMKEAEGQQVCHWHTLLES